DNA sequence from the Sphingobacteriia bacterium genome:
TATAGACGAAGCAACATTCATTGAGGTTACTTCTCTTCCCCTGGCTTTTACAAGTGATTCATAAAAATCTGGATACACACCAAAGAAAGCTGCTTTAATATTTAAAGTTTCAAAAGTTATATCAATACCAAATTGATTGAATAACGCTCTTACTTGACTGTATGAATTATCAAGATCCTCTTGGCTTGAAGCTTTTATTCTTAAAGTGAAGGTTTGCTTAGGAATATTTAACTCATCAAAACTTACTTTTTCTCCTATTTCTTCAAGCTCCATTACACTTGTTTGAGCAAACCTCTTGATCATAGCAAGTTTACCTTGCCTACTTTCAATCTCTTTAAGGGTTTTTTCTTTATTAAGGCCTTTTACAATTTGATATAAATTATACTCAATTGGCATTTCATTTAGTTTTGTAAACATCCAAGAATAAATTTCTTTAGAAAGCTCCTTAATTACTACATATTTACAATATCTTTTTTCATTTTTATCTTTGTCTTCGTAAGTTATAACTCCAGTAAATGGGTCCATCTCTACATTTGTTAGACCTAATTTATAACCCAAATCTACTAAATTATTCTCCCTTTTAAGTGGATTTAGATAGTCACTTGAGCCATTAACGTAATCTTTCCAAAAGTTTAAAAGTTCATTATTTACGTTAAGTATTTTTGGCGCTATATAATTAAAATAATTTATAACTTCTGTTACCTTTTCATTTAAGGAAATAGTCGAGCGTTCTATATCAAGCAAGTTTATAGATTTACCTTTTCTAGCTAGAACACTAATAACTATATAATCCTGTTGAATATATACTTCACCTACCCTTTTTAATGATAAGTCCACTATTTCTTTTAAATAAGGATTTTCACTGTTGTTAGTAAGAGTAAGCTTTCCAGCCTTTTTTCTAATTGAATGAAAACAGTAACTAAAATTAGAATCTATTTTCTTAAGGAAGTTATGTCTCAAATTATAATGATTTATATTGTCTTCTTCTGTCAGGCAAGTATAGTCAATGCCACTTAATTTAATTACTTGTAGTAAATGCCCTTCTTTTGTGACAATAGTTTTTCCATCCTTTAAAACTTCTAATAAAGGAATTTCATCAGCATAAAAATAATAATCTGTTTTTTGCTTGGTTTCAGTAAAAGGCAGAATTTTAGCTAACATATTTTACCTTTTTATTTAATGATTTTAACAAAAATGGATTACTAATATTTGCAATTACTATTTTTACAAAAAATGGATCTTTTTTTTGTTGTTTACGGCAATAAATAACTAAAAAAGAAGATAAAAAAGCACCTACTAATATGCATAAGTTTATATCTATATCAAAAACCATAGGAAGGAAAAAAGCAGCAGCGGCAACTGCGCCTAAGCAAACATACCAAACTTCTATGCTTACTCCTAAAAATCTTATAGGTTCTGATAATGATTTATAAACTACAGACATTATTTGATCTAAAATGAAACTCCAAAAATACTTAGAAAACGCTTAAGATTTGCTATTATCAATGAAGCAATCGCTAAACTTACGGTAATTAAAGTTTCGGGTTTACCATTTTTAATCCAATTTAGTACGTATCCGCCCCATATAATTAGAAGCATTCCAGGTAAGACAAAACGCTGAAATGATTCATAGAGTTCATTTGAAACCCTATGAGCTTCTCCCCATGCATCTTTATTTCCTGCCGCTAAAGCTAAATCACTTTGTAATATAACTACCGTAATAGTTAGAAGTGTTGCTTTTATTATTTCTTTTTTGGTAAATTTAAAACTTGAAACCATTAATTTCTCCTCAGCTTTATTTATTAAATCAGCAATAGTTACATTTATATCTTTAACCAATTGAATTTGCTCATGTGTTAAGTCAAGATTTGTTTTAATTAATAACCCTAACCGATTTATTAATTCTGCTAATTTCGTTTCCATGTTTTTACCCTTAATTTCGCTCTTTCAAGCTGTGACCTTTCATTAATCTCATTTTCAAGAATGATTTTGAGATCATTTAGATCACAGCCATATTTTTTAAGCATAAAATTAATATCTTCTATCATTTTATTTATTTCTTTCTTAGAAAATTGAGTAATCTCTCTTAAACCATTTAATATTAGCTTAAACTGCAAAAAATCAGTTGGCTCTAATTTAAATGACATTTTTCCCTCTTCCTTCTCAACTATCTAAATTTTAAAATTTGATATAAAATATTAATTTTATAATTTTTATAAATACGAATATCTCGTATTATGTCGTAAGCCTTCAGTTTCTTCCTAAACCTATTCTTATATTAATAATAATTTGGTAGGTTGCAAGTAAAAAATACGAATGTTTCGTATTTTTTATATTTTTCTTTTTAACATATGAATTTACATAAGGAGTTATTGGAGATAAAAAGAAAGTATTAATTTTGTATGAAATATTATAATGAATGATAGAGAACGTATAAGGTTTCTAAGGCAAATGATAGGCATATCCAGAGAAACTATTGAAAAAAAATATGATTTAAGTTCCAGCACTCTTTTTTCATGGGAAAACGGTAGATTACCTCTCACCGATAAGGGTATTAAGCGTTGTTTAGAGATATTTAGGAAAGAGGGTATATCTGTTACTGAGGAATGGATAAGACATGGCACTGGCTATGAACCAATATTCACTAAAGAAAGTTCTTCTTTTTTAGTAATGCCTACTACTAAATCACTCCCTGCAAATTCGAAAATTGATACTTTAAAAGAAATAGAGATTATAAAGACTCTTTATTCAGACATCATAATTTATTTTATTGATACTCAAGAAATGAGCCCAAAGTTTAATGTTGGGGATTACGTTGCTGGCAAAGTTTGCCATAATGAAATATATGAACTACATAATATGAACTGTATTGTGCATTTAGAAACAGGTGAATATATTTTTCGCAGGATTATTGTTAATAATGATAATTCTTACACTTTGATATGTGATAACCCTTTATCAAGTCCAAATCCTGTAATATATAATCCACCAATAAAGAAAATAGCACCTGTTATGTTTCATAGAATTTCAAATATTGATAAGAATCTCAAATACTAATTTATTTCTGGAAATATTAATTTAAACTCTGTATACCTTCCCTCTTCAGATGCACAAATAATCTCTCCTCCAATCTTTCTCATTACAAGTTGACTAAAAGAAAGTCCTATGCCTGCCCCATATTCTGTTTTAGTAAAAAAACGCTCAAATATATAAGGTAAAATATCAGCAGCGATCCCTTTACCAGTATCTCTAAATACTAGAATATTCTTATTAACTTCTTTTTTACATTTTATCTCTATAAAACTTTTTTCAGTTGAAAAATGGAGAGCATTTTTTATTAAATTAAATAAAACATGTTTGATTAAAATTTCATCACCTTTAAATTCAAAATTATAATCCTGAATCCATTTAATTTTATGCTTTTCTGACCTACTAAAATGGTAATCTTTTAATGCATTTGATATACAATCCTGAATTTTAACTTTATTAAATTTTTTTTCTTCAAGTGTATCATTAAGTTTTACCCTAAATATCTCATTTATATTATTTATTTTCTTCAAAGTATTATTAACATTATTTATAGTTTTTATTAGGCTTTTATATTTTGTATCGCTAATTCTTTTAACGGGTATTCCCATTTCTTTTGCTTTTTCATAGGCATCTAAAAAAACAGGTAGATTTTCATCAATTGCATTATTTAATGCTTTTAATGAAGCTATAGGAGTATTTAATTCATGTGATAATATACTGCTAACAAATTTAAAGTGATTTATTTTCTCTTGTTCAATTAAATAACGGTTTCTTGAAAAGAAGGTCACTATTACAAAAGAGATTATATAACTATAAATAATAACAAAACATTGTTCAGTATATATCAAATCATGCACATTAATATTAAAGCCAATCTTGTTTAGATAAATTAATAAAGCTATAGAAAAACCCAGTACTAATAATATTATATAACTAAGCCAATCCGTTAAAATTGCTAACATAAACAAAGATAATGCATTCCCAATTATAGTATCAAGCTTAGCATTATAATTATATATTAAGTAAGTGGATAAAAATGGTAGACAATACAGAAGTGCAAAATACCAATATACGCAATGATATTTTTCTAATTTTTGAGGCCAAAGCTCTTCTTTAAAATACATCAAAAAATAAATAGTAAGCCCTAATAATGTGTATATATCACAACAATATTCAGCGCCTGTTATACATGCAAATACGTAACTTATTAAACCATAAACAGAGAATCCGTGAAATTGAGGCTTAATAACTTGTGTTTTAATATAACAAAAATTATATATATTTTTAAATATCTTATTCATTTTAATTATTACAAAGTTTTTTATTTCTATATGACTCAAAGAATGTGTGGTTTTGTAAGTCGATTCGCTTAATATTGTTTATAAAAGCATAGTAATATTTATTTTCTTCATCAAAACAATATATTGGATATAAGTTTTTAGTTAATTCTTTTCTATCATATTCAAGAAAGTCATAGCAAAATAACATTTTACGATAAAGTTTAAGTTCATTTACTATATTTTCAGGATATTCCTCTTCTTCCATAAATTTAATATCATGCTTAATTTCACTTTCATTCGTAATTAGTAAAGCACTACCATTACCTTTTGCATCAAATAATAATAGGCTTCCTTTATTATCAATAAGATAATATTCTACTATTTGTTCCTTATTTAATATTTCATCAGCAAGTTTTTTGTAGCAAGAATTGTAAAATATCTCTGCTAATGGAGTTTCATCCTGCCCAGGTAATTCTAAATTATAGTAAGATGAATTATATTGATCTATTAACTGAATTAACTTTTTAAGACCGTCCGTATCTTGTTTTTTAATGTAATTATCAATGAGACCTTCATTAAAAGCTTTATTTGCTATTACCTCATCAGCTACACCTGTTAATAAAACCTTCTTTAAATTTTTATTTTTGATTTTTTTTAGTAGCTCAAGACCATTCAAGGTTTTCATTTGATAGTCGATAACCAACATTGATATATTTGAGAATCTATCTGGATTAGATAATCTTTCAAAAACCTCTTCTTGATCTAAATACACAGCTTTTTCATCATTATATTTATTCAAGTATCCTTTAATATCTAATAACGAAATTTCTTTATTATTTATAAGATAATCAATTGCCTTTAAAGGATCACTAAATACGGTATAGTGATTTCTATTATCTGGTAACGCACTTAATAATGCTTCCAAAAACTCTTCATCATCATCTACTATTACTATATTAGTAGGGATGGAAAAATGTGTAGGTGAAAAATTATTCATAAAACTATTAAATTCAATCTATTAATATTTAAAACTAATTAATGAAGTGTATCTTACCATTTAATGGTTAACAATCCATTAATATTTGTTTAACTAATTTAAAATTTAATATTTTTCATATATATTCAGATACTTATTAAAAAAGTTTAGGAGTTAAAATAAAACTAGCAAAATCAAATAATATCATGGCTCCAAGTTTAAGCATCCAATTATTTATCCTACTTTCTTTATAACGCCTCAAGTTACGTTAAGAAAGTTAACATTGAGAGAGTTCAGAAAACAGACCCTCATATACATGTAATATTAATATAAAGAAATAAATAGGTAATACAGTATTAAGAAATTACGCAAATATAAGTTTTATACTTTAAAAAAATTACGACCATTTAAATACAGAATTACCAAGACGCTTAATAAGACTAAAGAAAATGAACTTTTAAAGAGTACAAATACTGACCTCTTATTTACATGTAATAAAGTAAATATAAATATTAATAACTACATAAAATTAAACTTTTAAACTCATTAAAAATGATAAAAAATACGGTTTTAATTTTTAAAAATTAATAATTGAGTAAAAAAAAGTATTGAGAAAGCCTTCTTGTTTTTAAATTATACGCAAGAAAGATTTAATTTTAATAATTGTTAAAAAGTTATTGACACCCTTAAATCAGTACAGTAGAGTAATGTATATTATTGTAAACTAATGTTTTTTATTGTAATTTACATAAAGTACATTATTTACATAAAAAATAAAAAGGCTTATTGATAGATAGGTAGTTAAAATGGCAAAAAAACGTAAACAAGAATTTGTAACTATAGATGATGAATCTTTAGAGTTTCTTGAAATATTAGCTCGTGATACTGGCTTTTCTAAATCACATCTTATAAGACATGCCGTATTTAGTTACGTTAAAAAAGCAAAAAGTATGTATGAATCATTAGGAGAAGAGAAGCAGTTAATATTATTTAAGATATAAAAAAAGCCCTCTTGGCGGAGGGCTGTTTTTTTAAGATTTGAACACTTTTAGTAAAATGCTAAAATGCTAAATCAATTTCCTAAACCTGATAATAGCATTCCTAAAAGGTCAAGTCAACACCTTAATATAAAAATTTTATGGGAATGTTATGACTAGCAACATTTGTCAGTACATTAACTTACGTTTCAATAACGTAACTGGTGATATATTGACACTCGAAGAAAGGGAGATCTTAAAAAAGATCAACTTTTATATAAATCATGCTAAAAAGTACAATAAAACCGAATGTTTTCATGATGGAAAATATTGGGCAGAATTATCTGCAAAAAAGTTTTTAGAACAAACAAAGCTTTTTAGTAGAACCACATTTTTTAAATATATAAAATCTCTTAGAGAGAAAGGAATACTTGAAACTAAAAGATTAAGAAGTAAAAGAGAAGACCAAACAAATTTCTTCATGCTTGCTTATGATAAGTTAATAAGATTAGGCGTTACGGTCATAAATTATAATCCAAGTAACAATTCAACCTATACTTTAAAGTTACAAGATTTAGTTTCAATTGATGAAACCCCTTCTTCTCAAGAAGTTAAAATTTCTAGAGATTATAGATATAGTCTACTAAAAGAAATATCTTTAACTTTTAAAATAGAAATCAAAAGGCTTGAAGAATTAACTGCTAATAGGCCTAATGAAATCTTATCAAAAAATATTCAATATATTAAATACAGATTAGCTAAAGGTAACATTACTAATCCTCGTGGATTCGTTGAAAAAGCTTTATCAGATAATTATCTATCTCAAGTGGATAAACTAGCTTTTGATTCGCAGAAGCAACTCAATGAAGTTATTCATGCTGTAGAAAATAATAATACTGATGATAAAACTATCAATGATATTGTAATCAATATACTAAATGATAAAGCAGAAGAATTGAATGAAACGTTAGAAATAAATCTAAAAGGCGTAACTATTAAAAATAATAAGATTCATGTTTTGTTTTATAATCAGGCTGAAAATATTAAACCTTTATATGAAAACCTAAAATATAAAATTCATGAGAAAACTAACTTAGAGGTGCATATTTCGTTTGTAACGCCCTCACCTCTTGAAATTTATAAATTATCAAAATACGTTCCTAATAAAGCTAAACTTGCTTCTTTAAATCATTTAATAAATTTAGTTAACCATAATCTTGGCAGTTTTGAAGAAATACTAAACAAAGTTAAGTGTATTCCTCTTGGTTATAATAATCATTATTATTTCGTAAATGATATAACCACCGCAAATGTACTTCATAACCTTAATATTAAAAATATCATATTAAGCAAATTTTCTTCGGAAGACTTAAAAGTATATTATAAAGATATAACTTTAGATTGTTATAATAATATAATTGCCGATAACAAAGCTATAAAAGATCAGAGAGCTTTCTATAATCATCTGGAAGTGTATTCAAATAGAATTGTCAACATACCTTACAATGATTTACAAAGTTACATAAGTTTGTTGCTAAAGGAATTTGGTTTTGAAAATAAAGTTAATGCAATATTATCTATACATCTGATAAATGGAATAGAATCTAATTCGTTTATTTTAAATACAAATGATTTAGAAATATTTACTTTCTTCAATAATCCTCTTTTTAGCCAGCTTATAACTTTTAAAGTTTCTAAGAGTTATATGATTAATACTGATATAAATGTTTATTATTCTGAACTATGTAATGAGGAAGTATAAACTTTAAAAACTTAAAAATGTAAAAAGTGAAAAACTGCAGTTTTGTAATTCTGATAAATTGCAGTTTTAACTTAAGATCTTGTTTTTCTTTGAAATCTATAATAATATCTAAAAATGAAGTTTTTAAAAACTTAAATATTGAATATTTGAAAAAGTGAAAAACTGCAGTTTTTAAAGTTTATAATTAGGAGTAAAAATGTTACCACATGTAATTACGTTAGCCACTTCAAAAGGTGGTACAGGAAAATCATCCTTAGCTAGAAGTATAGCTGGTTATTATTTTCAAAGAGGTTTTAAGGTAGCTGTCGTTGATGCAGATCCACAGGGAAGTATTATAAATAGACATTCAGAAGATGGTCCTCTTAAAGATTTATGTGTAGTGGCTGAACCTGAAGAGATAGTTGATTTAAAAATAGAAGAGCTTAAGGAAAACTACAATCCTATTATAGTAGATACGCCAGGTTTTAGTAATAAAACTACAGTAAAGGCATTAGTAGCAAGCGATTTAGTTATTGTTCCATTAAAACCATCAGCAGATGATTTGGTTGCAGCTATTGAAACAATTGATCTGATTAATGAGATTAATGAAACTAAAGAGAGAAAAGGTAACCCTATTATTTATAGACTTGTAATAACAATGTCTCAACAAGGTACAATTATTGCAAAACATGTTCGTAAAGAATTAGAAGTAAATGGTTATGGTGACTTTTTACTTCAAGCAGAAATGTATTTAAGAGTTGCCTACCCTGAGACTGGAATTAATGGATTGTCTCCTTGTGTAACAGATCCTAATGGTGCAGCTTCAAGAGATATAGCAGCAATAATGAAAGAAATTACAAAACTGAAAAAGTGACAAATTGAAAAACTGCAATTTTTCAATTCTGATAAAATGAAATTTTATATTGAGTAATTATATGTCAAAATCATTAAATAGCATATTAAGTAAGAGACCTTCCGCAACGCCAAATGTTTCTTACTCTGAACCTAAAAATGAAAGTGTATCAAATAATAATGAAAGTAAATTAAAAAAGGCTGATTCAGCTAATGATACAGATAAAAAAAATCTTCAAAAGGAAAATCAACAAGTTTCTAAATCATACGAAGGTAAAAAAGGTAGAATCGTTGCTGACGTTCCCTTTGATGTAAAAATTCAAATCAAAAGGTATTTAATAGATCATCCTGAAGATACTGAAAAAACTGTTATTTTAAAAGCATTAAAAGCCTTAGGCTTTATAATTAATGAAAATGATTTATTAGATCAAAGAGGAAAAACTAAATAATTTAAAAACTGAAAAAGTGAATAATTACAAAACTGCAGTTTTTCACTTTTTCAAAACTTAAACTTTGTAAATTAATCTTTTGAAATATCAGATAGTACTCTTTTTCTTAAATCATTGTTTTCAGTTGTAAATCTGAATATCTGGTTCATGGCGTATCTTTTAAGATAGTTATAAGAATATTGACTATCATTAAGTTTTTCCAAATCCGAATATGATTTGATGTTATCACCTTTATATGTTTGTGAGCCTAGTGGTAGAATACAAGTTGTAACTCTGTCTCTTTTTTCAATAGAGTTTGAAGACACAGCTAATGTATTTAGATTATCCAGTTCTTTTTCATAATTTTCCTTATCGAAATCAATCTTAGTTTCATCTATATAAGATTCTTTTATAAGTAAGTTTAAAACCTTTAAAATACACTTCACTGAAAATGCGCGTACATTAGTAAAGAAGAAATTAGAGGTTTTACTACCTACTTTTTTAAGTTCATTTACGAATAAAAAAGCAAAATCTTGGTTGTTTAAAAGATTACTAAACTTATTATTTCTAATATCTTCTCTTTTTTGTATTTCTAATTTAAGAATAGTATTTGCAAAAGGTGGTATAAGAGAAGAGAGAGAAGTTAAAACTTTGTTTTTCATTGAAAGTAAAAATATGTGAAAATCAAATTCATTGAAATGTTTTTTAATAATGAAATTCCTTATCATTGAATTTTCAACAAAGGTCTTTTTTAAATCTTTTAATGAAATGATTGTGTTTTCTAATGTATGTGTATTTTGAATATTACCATTATTACGTATGCATAAATAATTACGGGTAGGGGAGGGTGTATTAGTAGTTATACCTTCAAATTCTAAGAATATTTCATTACGAATATTACTTTCTAAAGTGTTACTTAAAAAAGATATTCCTGTAAGGATTTGTTTTACATTTTTAAAGTTGATTATACTAATCTCATATAATTCTAACTCTTTATTATACATAAGCTGAATTATACTTTTATCAATTAATTGTTGAATATAACTATAGTTTTTCTTTATTTCAGCTTTAGGAATATGAATCGTTTTAGAAGTAGAATTACTTTGTTCTAACTTCAGTAATTTTAATATTGTACCTTTAGTTAATAATACTAAATTTTCAATCTTTTCTAATTCTATGCGTTTTTCATATGAATTAGCGTAATTAATAGTACCTACCGTTTGTATTACTTGTATAATCAATTTATTTGATAATTCTTGTCCAACGTTCCTTATTTGTAAATTTTCATCTATTTTAAATTCTTCCTTTTCAGAATACTTAAAGTTATTACAAAGAACTTCTTTTGATAAATAAAGGCTTGTTAGATTTAAAATTAATTTATTTAAATCATTTATTTTAATTTTGAATTGAGTTTTAAATGAGCCTATTAAATACTTTTGTTCTATTATGCATAAGTTATTTATTGAAGAAATGACTTTCTGTAATGGAATACTGCATTTTTGAGGAACTTGAATACAAATTTCCTCTACATGTAAAATAGCAAATTCAGCATTAAAATTTCTTCTTAGGAATTTACTTAATTTAATTTCATTTGCCCAATTTGGGTCTGTTAAGATCTCTAAATTAATATTATCATTTAATAAATCTAATACATCATTAAGATTTCCATGTAAAAATTCCGTTGCAGGTTTTAAAGTTTTTGAAGCTAAAAACCCTAATCCTAGTTGTACAGGGATTACTTTATCTAAAAATACTTTATACGCTATATTAGGAGTCGCTAGCACAGCTGTACCTATAAAAGATACGGTTAAACTTCCTATTATGAATGTTTTATAATCTTCTTTATTGTCATGAAATTGAATTAAAGAATTCTTATCTTTTATTCTTACTAATTCTTGCTTTTCAGTGATAAATAAATTCTTTTTATTTGATAATTCATATCTATGAACAAAAGTATTAGTTGTAAATGGGCTTAAAACCTCATTATATTCAGGATTATTTCTTAGAAAGATAGAAAGTTTTTTAGTATTTAAGGGTAACACTAGGCTTACTTCTGAACTATGGAGGTGTGGAGCTGCGTCTACATAATTTTCTAAATAATTAGAATATCCACCCATATTTTTCAAAAAAGGGGCGTATTTTATAATTTTACTAAAGTTATTATATTTCTTTGTAGATACTTCATGGTCAATCCACGTAAAGATAGGAGGTAAGATATCTTCAATTTCTATATCGCTATAAATTACTTCTAAAATGATTCTTGATTGATTTAAAAAATCTTCGTTTATACTTTGTTCTTTGGAATATAAACTTCTACGAGCTTCTAAGGTATTATTATAATGAGTATCAAGATTGGCTATATAATTATCTATAAGATTCTGTCTTAACTCTTTTTCATATTGTTCAATTGTTATAAAGCTAAGTGGTAAAATCTCTATTATATTATCAGAAATTTTAAAGGTATTATCGGTTATTTCTTCAAAAAAGTTATTTATGCTAAGTCTTTGTAATAATCCTAAAGCTAATATATTTTTTTTGTTTATTTTAAATGTATATTCAAACAAATCTTTGTCTTTAACTCTTAGCTCTATGTTATTTTCTAATAAATAAAGCTCAAAGGATTTGATTGTAGTTTCTTTCATAACACTCTCTCAATTTGATTGCTTTGTTCTTTCTCTACTAATGCTCTCTGTTCTTTTTGATCATTAGCATCAAATGAAAATGCTGAATAAAGGGTAGTTGAAGGAGAAGGATCAGGTACATTAATTATATCTTTACCGCAAATTTTTTCTTTGATTTGAAAGTACTCTTTTTTAAGAGTTAATAATTCTTCTTTGAATTTTACTAGGACATACTTTATTTGATCGCTTAAGTATGAAGATAGGTCATATATAAATTTTAATGATGTACTTGTTATAATTCCTATTAAAACTGATTGAAGAGCACTGTAATA
Encoded proteins:
- a CDS encoding ribbon-helix-helix protein, CopG family: MAKKRKQEFVTIDDESLEFLEILARDTGFSKSHLIRHAVFSYVKKAKSMYESLGEEKQLILFKI
- a CDS encoding response regulator; the protein is MNNFSPTHFSIPTNIVIVDDDEEFLEALLSALPDNRNHYTVFSDPLKAIDYLINNKEISLLDIKGYLNKYNDEKAVYLDQEEVFERLSNPDRFSNISMLVIDYQMKTLNGLELLKKIKNKNLKKVLLTGVADEVIANKAFNEGLIDNYIKKQDTDGLKKLIQLIDQYNSSYYNLELPGQDETPLAEIFYNSCYKKLADEILNKEQIVEYYLIDNKGSLLLFDAKGNGSALLITNESEIKHDIKFMEEEEYPENIVNELKLYRKMLFCYDFLEYDRKELTKNLYPIYCFDEENKYYYAFINNIKRIDLQNHTFFESYRNKKLCNN
- a CDS encoding HAMP domain-containing histidine kinase, producing MNKIFKNIYNFCYIKTQVIKPQFHGFSVYGLISYVFACITGAEYCCDIYTLLGLTIYFLMYFKEELWPQKLEKYHCVYWYFALLYCLPFLSTYLIYNYNAKLDTIIGNALSLFMLAILTDWLSYIILLVLGFSIALLIYLNKIGFNINVHDLIYTEQCFVIIYSYIISFVIVTFFSRNRYLIEQEKINHFKFVSSILSHELNTPIASLKALNNAIDENLPVFLDAYEKAKEMGIPVKRISDTKYKSLIKTINNVNNTLKKINNINEIFRVKLNDTLEEKKFNKVKIQDCISNALKDYHFSRSEKHKIKWIQDYNFEFKGDEILIKHVLFNLIKNALHFSTEKSFIEIKCKKEVNKNILVFRDTGKGIAADILPYIFERFFTKTEYGAGIGLSFSQLVMRKIGGEIICASEEGRYTEFKLIFPEIN
- a CDS encoding ParA family protein → MLPHVITLATSKGGTGKSSLARSIAGYYFQRGFKVAVVDADPQGSIINRHSEDGPLKDLCVVAEPEEIVDLKIEELKENYNPIIVDTPGFSNKTTVKALVASDLVIVPLKPSADDLVAAIETIDLINEINETKERKGNPIIYRLVITMSQQGTIIAKHVRKELEVNGYGDFLLQAEMYLRVAYPETGINGLSPCVTDPNGAASRDIAAIMKEITKLKK